The following DNA comes from Anopheles coustani chromosome 2, idAnoCousDA_361_x.2, whole genome shotgun sequence.
GACCATCAGGGGGATAATGCTCCGAATTTACCACGATCGTACCTTCGATCCATTCCCACATTGTAGAAATCAGAGCGTATATTCCGGGAAACTGATCAGCGGCACAAACGCTGCCTCCGGAGACCAACCCCAACAGTTGCCCATTTTGAACAGCCGGACCGCCAGAGTCGTAATGGCAGGTGCCTTGCGCTGGTGCTCCTGCACAGAACATTCGGTCCGTAATCGCTTGTCCGATCGCTGCGTACCGTTGCTGGCAGTCCTCGTGGTCGAAGATGGCCACTTCGAGGGCCTTCAGTTGCGTGCTGCTGGGAGGTCCCACCGAGTTCGGTATCGAATGTCCATACCCGGTGACGACTGCAACCGTTCCCGTAGTGGCCGgtgtacccggaggtaccatCGGTATGCAGCGTACCTGATCGGAAAACTGCAACCGTGCAGCCAACCTCATCAGGGCCGTGTCGTAGTCTAGCTTTACCCCTTCTTGGGCGTAAAATGGATGCAGGAACACTGTGTCCACGGGCTGATCAGGTTCTTCGTTGACGTTGGCATCATTGGCTCCAACGCGTACGAGCCATTCCTCGACGGGAAATAGTTCCCCAGTGGCGGAGGTAACGCAGTGCCCTGCCGTGAGGATCCAGATTGGCGCAACAATCTCACCACCGCAGTGAAACGCATAATTCCGAAACAGGGCCGCCTGGTACGGTGCGTCGCTGACCGGAATCTTCTGGCCACCGACTATGTAGTTGACCTTTCCACTACCAGACTTTGCCGAGGCAATGGTGGATAGAGCCAGAAGAATAAACGATATTGAAATCCACATCTTCAACATGACGGATGTAATTCCTTGAATCAACTGAGCTACTGCAATGGGATGTTTCTAGACGATAGGTTTATGGTACACAAGTCGAACACTCAATCGTGACTGATTCGTATTAGTAAAGCTTTTGcgtgaacattttcattttgataCCAATGATAaccaaaataactttttcttttt
Coding sequences within:
- the LOC131264285 gene encoding trypsin-7-like, whose translation is MWISISFILLALSTIASAKSGSGKVNYIVGGQKIPVSDAPYQAALFRNYAFHCGGEIVAPIWILTAGHCVTSATGELFPVEEWLVRVGANDANVNEEPDQPVDTVFLHPFYAQEGVKLDYDTALMRLAARLQFSDQVRCIPMVPPGTPATTGTVAVVTGYGHSIPNSVGPPSSTQLKALEVAIFDHEDCQQRYAAIGQAITDRMFCAGAPAQGTCHYDSGGPAVQNGQLLGLVSGGSVCAADQFPGIYALISTMWEWIEGTIVVNSEHYPPDGQCI